A section of the Halopiger aswanensis genome encodes:
- a CDS encoding class I SAM-dependent methyltransferase gives MNVPCVRVPREEGEATRSDLADADLIDDDYEIAVEDGNLYIPVTDAEAVPDDLEVVRRTADERETQTRPADLLGFDPSYERLGKAVLLDEDDPDRAREIADAVLGSDLPVETVLNKASKVKGETRVRDWELLAGEDTEVIHREYGCEFALDLAEVYFSPRLATERHRVAEQVAADERAFDMFAGVGPFVVPFAKRGAECVGVDINPDAIAYLRENACRNGVEDRVTAICTDVRTVVPSRVDASEGEAVTERDTKGAPDYENWADRIVMNLPHSADEFLETAVAIAGDDCVLHYYDIQHEDDPFGPGERAIRDAAEPEYDVSVETRHTVRSYAPHELNVCLDVRLERSSA, from the coding sequence ATGAACGTGCCCTGCGTCCGCGTTCCCCGCGAGGAGGGCGAGGCGACGCGCAGCGACCTCGCGGACGCGGACCTGATCGACGACGACTACGAGATCGCGGTCGAGGACGGCAACCTCTACATTCCGGTCACAGACGCCGAGGCGGTCCCCGACGACCTCGAGGTCGTGCGGCGAACTGCCGACGAACGCGAAACACAGACGAGGCCAGCCGATCTGCTCGGCTTCGATCCTTCGTACGAACGACTCGGGAAAGCAGTCCTGCTCGACGAGGACGATCCGGACCGCGCCCGGGAGATCGCCGATGCCGTCCTCGGGTCCGACCTCCCGGTCGAGACGGTGCTGAACAAGGCCTCGAAGGTCAAAGGCGAGACGCGCGTCCGCGACTGGGAGCTGCTCGCCGGGGAGGATACCGAGGTCATCCACCGGGAGTACGGCTGCGAGTTCGCGCTAGATCTCGCGGAGGTGTACTTCTCGCCGCGGCTCGCAACTGAGCGCCACCGCGTCGCCGAGCAGGTAGCAGCCGACGAGCGGGCGTTCGACATGTTCGCCGGCGTCGGCCCGTTCGTCGTTCCGTTCGCGAAACGCGGCGCGGAGTGCGTCGGCGTCGATATCAACCCGGACGCGATCGCGTACCTCCGAGAGAACGCCTGCCGAAACGGTGTCGAGGACCGCGTGACTGCGATCTGTACGGACGTTCGAACGGTCGTTCCGTCTCGAGTCGATGCGAGCGAAGGCGAAGCAGTCACCGAGCGCGATACCAAAGGCGCCCCTGACTACGAGAACTGGGCCGACCGCATCGTCATGAACCTTCCGCACAGCGCCGACGAGTTCCTCGAGACGGCCGTCGCGATCGCCGGCGATGACTGCGTCCTCCACTACTACGACATCCAGCACGAGGACGACCCCTTCGGACCGGGCGAGCGCGCGATCCGCGACGCCGCCGAACCCGAATACGACGTTTCCGTCGAGACCCGACACACCGTTCGCTCGTACGCCCCCCACGAACTGAACGTCTGTCTCGACGTGCGACTCGAGCGCTCGTCGGCGTAG
- a CDS encoding DUF7545 family protein produces the protein MSDDVETITVSITADDETTDDVTVPAGLVDLVAEGDQTSAETVGDIVLLSFASRAHHMVHHGQGGDEDLEAQEERIMDLFEERFGVTFGEATGHQH, from the coding sequence ATGTCCGACGACGTGGAGACGATCACCGTCTCGATTACGGCCGATGATGAAACGACAGACGACGTGACGGTCCCCGCCGGCCTCGTGGACCTCGTCGCGGAAGGCGACCAGACGTCCGCCGAGACGGTCGGCGACATCGTGCTGCTCTCGTTCGCCAGCCGCGCCCACCACATGGTTCACCACGGCCAGGGCGGCGACGAGGACCTCGAGGCCCAGGAGGAACGCATCATGGATCTCTTCGAGGAGCGGTTCGGCGTCACCTTCGGCGAAGCGACCGGTCACCAGCACTAA
- a CDS encoding Rieske (2Fe-2S) protein, whose product MKQLTTVETVHEEGSWLFTVRDQYGELEEALLVPCEAGVEGWINRCTHEAQRFDTGRGAPIRNGQLICPRHGSMFDTCSGYCDNGEAADTTLPTVEITVRDDGRVILTDDELSFVGEGGIDENEDDGDDGPASTSHIGF is encoded by the coding sequence ATGAAGCAGCTCACGACCGTCGAAACGGTCCACGAGGAGGGGTCGTGGCTATTTACGGTCCGAGATCAGTACGGCGAACTCGAGGAGGCGCTGCTCGTCCCCTGCGAAGCTGGCGTCGAAGGATGGATCAACCGCTGTACGCACGAAGCCCAGCGATTCGACACGGGACGGGGCGCACCGATCCGTAACGGGCAGCTCATCTGCCCGCGCCACGGGTCGATGTTCGACACCTGCTCGGGCTACTGCGACAATGGCGAGGCGGCCGATACGACGCTCCCGACGGTCGAGATCACGGTCCGCGACGACGGCCGCGTCATCCTCACTGACGATGAACTCTCGTTCGTCGGCGAGGGCGGTATCGACGAAAACGAGGACGACGGTGACGACGGACCGGCGTCGACGTCCCATATCGGCTTCTAA
- a CDS encoding DUF7282 domain-containing protein encodes MNRTRVGFVAVALVVGAMLVGAVALPSLGGLGPFDGAETGSADEGGDGTQAQFQEDDPTGEDDGAESSGTESAGTDGEADILPLEAPVELQPQDGGEDESGEAASSSVEATPQQTESGAQEDPVEAGVDAGIELAQSQGVEVTQEQRAAAIDGARQAAAQHQAADAEQVQSATAGAVHGSLMQEQAVNATQIQYAVGGATDGALAQYQTVNATQMQSATWGATHGALAQQQRVTVEQIQVATYGAAAGAASEAGDTGVDSKPKIQEAAQGAAYGVLEQYQKVTVEQRQRITLEHVQHAAAGASAGSLEGSTRSVLEQEQRVDVEQRQRVDIKQVQKAAIGAAKGALEQRQSVSVEQTQAAARGAGKGPLKQVQSVSVEQVQRISITQIQEAAFGASKGAIEQSQEASVEQIQAAADGASQGSLLQRQEVSITQIQHAATGASKGAVQSAVQYQIVEVEQIQAAARGAGEGAVTQQQVVDVAQVQRLAQGGSSGALVQSQEASVEQIQTAARSACEETARVVQSQRISITQLQTITQETAADATQYAVSEGITDATEIVQYVEVTVVQRIEQVDELEGTASIEFADQQSEGASVVVDEVDLSEGGFVAIYEGVAVDTDPDAVIGTSDYLEAGEYEDLEIDLEEPINESQALVAVVHHDTNDDGSFDYVESDGSEDEPYVAAGGGPVLDGAFVTVADDTDREATLNVSDQEGDGETLVVDEANASVDYAVTAEYDGERVDSESFAAGQSVEDLELDLEPPLEANATVDVFVRALEDDAALANESIEYTMATEPPEPEPEATLNVSDQEGDGETLVVDEANASVEYVLSAAYDGERVDSDPFSAGEAVENESIDLEPSIENDTTVDVSVRDAATDEALANDSVEYAVADEAPEPEPEPEATLNVSDQAGTGEALVVDEANASVDYALTVTDEAGDQRAASDTFAAGRAVENASLALEPPLESNATLEVAVVAADGDNATADENENGTAAPLANETIEYTVDQSPEFGVEFVNCSRAEVTGSFEEGDTVIVATGFYESGGFGNSMGEYALSVGENIEGPVEGTVVFETGEDFGVSETDDGAYVEVPQGQFGSAITGIASPDALAGSIDYPNPDASECLEQVRPEQPEIGVEETTPTDDGETIEVTFGYENPNDAPLFVDSAFVEGTTASEPPEELEPGAGEFTVEWTPESDDERLVWEVDMSRYDYEEVLTAETAAAGEIAPTEPSGDPAEFAIDDVSADATDPAPGDPVTVSTTITNVGDLEGTQTVTYSVDGQPAGETAVTLAGGESATVSFETTVPEGESTHTIATENDTGSVTIEAVTESGAGDAGDAGAGADEPPEARSEDGGDGQSPEGPPETTDEAPDSGAADEPANAGTESPDEPTSPGPPAESNGSAEGTEQSGDSPPAESTAGESGITVV; translated from the coding sequence GTGAACCGCACGCGCGTCGGGTTCGTCGCGGTCGCGCTCGTCGTCGGGGCGATGCTCGTTGGCGCGGTCGCACTGCCGTCACTCGGTGGTCTCGGTCCGTTCGACGGAGCCGAAACCGGATCGGCAGACGAGGGGGGCGACGGCACGCAGGCGCAGTTCCAGGAGGACGACCCGACAGGTGAGGACGATGGGGCCGAGTCGTCGGGAACGGAATCGGCGGGGACCGACGGCGAAGCGGATATTCTGCCGCTCGAGGCGCCGGTAGAGCTACAACCGCAGGACGGCGGCGAGGATGAGAGCGGCGAGGCCGCATCCTCGAGCGTTGAAGCAACGCCTCAGCAGACCGAATCTGGTGCGCAGGAAGACCCCGTCGAAGCCGGCGTCGACGCGGGAATCGAACTCGCGCAGTCCCAGGGCGTCGAGGTGACGCAGGAACAGCGCGCGGCCGCGATCGACGGCGCGCGACAGGCGGCCGCCCAGCACCAGGCGGCCGACGCCGAGCAGGTGCAGTCCGCGACGGCGGGCGCGGTCCACGGCTCGCTGATGCAGGAGCAGGCGGTCAACGCCACCCAGATCCAGTACGCGGTCGGCGGCGCGACCGATGGTGCGCTCGCCCAGTACCAGACGGTCAACGCCACCCAGATGCAGAGCGCGACCTGGGGCGCGACCCACGGCGCGCTCGCCCAGCAACAGCGCGTGACCGTCGAGCAGATTCAGGTCGCGACCTACGGCGCCGCTGCAGGCGCCGCCAGCGAGGCCGGCGACACGGGCGTCGACAGCAAACCGAAGATCCAGGAGGCCGCCCAGGGTGCGGCCTACGGCGTCCTCGAACAGTACCAGAAAGTCACGGTCGAGCAGCGCCAACGGATCACGCTCGAGCACGTCCAGCACGCTGCCGCGGGGGCGTCGGCCGGCTCGCTCGAGGGGAGCACCCGGAGCGTGCTCGAGCAGGAGCAACGCGTCGACGTCGAACAGCGCCAGCGCGTCGACATCAAGCAGGTTCAGAAGGCCGCGATCGGGGCCGCGAAGGGCGCGCTCGAGCAGCGCCAGTCTGTCTCGGTCGAGCAGACCCAGGCCGCCGCACGCGGTGCCGGCAAGGGGCCGCTGAAGCAGGTCCAGTCCGTCAGCGTCGAGCAGGTCCAGCGAATCTCGATTACGCAGATTCAGGAGGCTGCCTTCGGCGCGTCGAAAGGGGCGATCGAACAGAGCCAAGAAGCATCCGTCGAGCAGATTCAGGCTGCGGCGGACGGCGCCTCGCAGGGGTCGCTGCTGCAGCGCCAGGAGGTCTCGATTACGCAGATCCAGCACGCGGCCACCGGCGCCTCGAAGGGCGCCGTCCAGTCGGCAGTCCAGTACCAGATCGTCGAGGTCGAGCAGATCCAGGCCGCCGCGCGCGGCGCGGGTGAGGGCGCGGTGACCCAGCAGCAGGTCGTCGACGTCGCGCAGGTCCAGCGACTCGCACAGGGCGGCTCGAGCGGCGCACTCGTCCAATCTCAGGAGGCCAGCGTCGAGCAGATCCAGACCGCAGCCCGGAGCGCCTGCGAGGAGACCGCACGGGTCGTCCAGTCCCAGCGGATCAGCATCACGCAGCTCCAAACGATCACGCAGGAGACGGCAGCGGACGCGACCCAGTACGCCGTCAGCGAAGGGATCACCGACGCGACGGAGATCGTCCAGTACGTCGAGGTCACCGTCGTCCAGCGAATCGAGCAGGTCGACGAACTCGAGGGGACCGCGTCGATCGAGTTCGCCGATCAGCAATCGGAGGGCGCGAGCGTCGTCGTCGACGAGGTCGACCTCTCGGAAGGCGGCTTCGTCGCGATCTACGAGGGCGTCGCGGTCGATACCGATCCCGACGCCGTCATCGGCACGTCCGACTACCTCGAGGCCGGCGAGTACGAGGATCTCGAGATCGACCTCGAGGAGCCGATAAACGAGAGTCAGGCGCTCGTCGCGGTCGTCCATCACGATACGAACGACGACGGATCGTTCGACTACGTAGAGTCCGACGGCAGCGAGGACGAGCCATACGTCGCCGCGGGCGGCGGCCCGGTGCTCGACGGTGCGTTCGTCACGGTCGCCGACGATACCGACCGCGAGGCCACGCTCAACGTAAGCGATCAGGAGGGCGACGGCGAGACGCTCGTCGTCGACGAGGCCAATGCCTCCGTCGACTACGCCGTCACGGCCGAGTACGACGGCGAACGGGTCGACAGCGAGTCGTTCGCCGCGGGTCAATCGGTCGAGGACCTCGAACTCGATCTCGAGCCACCGCTCGAAGCGAACGCAACCGTTGATGTCTTCGTGCGCGCGCTCGAGGACGACGCGGCACTCGCGAACGAATCGATCGAGTACACGATGGCGACTGAACCACCTGAACCCGAACCCGAGGCGACGCTCAACGTAAGCGATCAGGAGGGCGACGGCGAGACGCTCGTCGTCGACGAGGCCAATGCCTCCGTCGAATACGTCTTGAGCGCCGCGTACGACGGCGAACGCGTCGACAGCGACCCCTTCAGCGCCGGCGAGGCGGTTGAGAACGAGTCGATAGACCTCGAGCCGTCGATCGAGAACGACACGACGGTCGACGTCTCGGTGCGCGACGCCGCGACGGACGAGGCGCTGGCGAACGACTCCGTCGAATACGCGGTCGCGGACGAGGCGCCCGAACCCGAGCCGGAACCGGAAGCGACGCTCAACGTGAGCGACCAAGCCGGGACCGGCGAGGCCCTCGTCGTCGACGAAGCCAACGCCTCCGTCGACTACGCGCTCACCGTCACCGACGAGGCCGGCGACCAACGCGCCGCGAGCGACACGTTCGCGGCCGGCCGGGCGGTCGAGAACGCGTCGCTCGCCCTCGAGCCGCCGCTGGAATCGAACGCGACGCTCGAGGTGGCGGTCGTCGCGGCCGACGGTGACAACGCGACGGCCGACGAGAACGAGAACGGGACCGCCGCCCCGCTCGCGAACGAGACGATCGAGTACACCGTCGACCAGTCGCCCGAATTCGGCGTCGAGTTCGTCAACTGTTCGCGCGCGGAAGTGACGGGCTCGTTCGAGGAGGGCGACACGGTCATCGTGGCCACCGGCTTCTACGAGTCCGGCGGCTTCGGCAACTCGATGGGCGAGTACGCACTCAGCGTCGGCGAGAACATCGAGGGACCCGTCGAGGGGACCGTCGTCTTCGAGACGGGCGAGGACTTTGGCGTCTCCGAGACCGATGACGGCGCGTACGTCGAGGTCCCGCAGGGACAGTTCGGCTCGGCGATCACCGGCATCGCGTCGCCGGACGCACTCGCCGGCTCGATCGACTACCCGAACCCCGACGCCAGCGAGTGTCTCGAGCAGGTCCGGCCCGAGCAGCCGGAAATCGGCGTCGAGGAGACGACGCCGACGGACGACGGGGAGACCATCGAGGTCACCTTCGGCTACGAGAACCCCAACGACGCGCCGCTGTTCGTCGACAGCGCGTTCGTCGAAGGGACGACCGCCAGCGAACCGCCCGAAGAACTCGAGCCCGGCGCGGGCGAGTTCACCGTCGAGTGGACCCCCGAGAGCGACGACGAGCGGCTCGTCTGGGAGGTCGATATGAGCCGCTACGACTACGAGGAGGTGCTGACCGCCGAAACCGCCGCTGCGGGCGAGATCGCGCCCACCGAGCCAAGTGGAGATCCTGCCGAGTTTGCCATCGACGACGTGTCGGCGGACGCAACCGATCCGGCGCCGGGCGATCCGGTCACGGTGAGTACGACGATCACGAACGTCGGCGATCTCGAGGGAACGCAGACGGTGACCTACAGCGTCGACGGGCAACCGGCCGGAGAGACGGCGGTGACGCTCGCCGGCGGCGAATCGGCGACGGTCTCGTTCGAGACGACGGTTCCGGAGGGTGAATCGACGCACACGATCGCGACCGAGAACGACACTGGCTCGGTGACGATCGAAGCGGTCACCGAGTCCGGTGCCGGCGACGCGGGCGACGCCGGTGCGGGTGCGGACGAACCGCCGGAGGCGCGGTCCGAAGACGGAGGTGACGGTCAATCTCCGGAGGGACCGCCCGAAACGACCGACGAGGCCCCCGATTCGGGAGCGGCTGACGAGCCGGCGAACGCCGGTACCGAATCGCCCGACGAACCGACCAGCCCTGGTCCACCGGCCGAGTCGAACGGCTCAGCCGAGGGCACCGAACAATCCGGCGACTCGCCGCCGGCTGAATCGACCGCCGGCGAATCGGGGATAACAGTCGTCTAG
- a CDS encoding biotin transporter BioY, whose protein sequence is MATERQSVDRVDGDVVRQFARAALIAALIGASAPVTIPIPLSPAPITLQVLFVFLAGLVLGPVWGTFSLVLYLAAGAVGLPVFAGMNGGPGVLVGQTAGYLWSYPIAAGLIGLVVHRGTNLRDPAAQPLPVVVAALVAGTLLIYGMGVGYMAWLLEMNLWDAIAAGALPFIPGEILKMAAAIAIVKSGRIVSVRS, encoded by the coding sequence ATGGCAACCGAACGACAGTCGGTCGATCGCGTCGACGGCGACGTCGTCCGGCAGTTCGCCCGGGCGGCGCTGATCGCGGCGCTGATCGGGGCGTCCGCACCCGTAACGATCCCGATCCCGCTCTCGCCGGCGCCGATCACGCTGCAGGTACTGTTCGTCTTCCTGGCCGGACTCGTCCTCGGGCCGGTCTGGGGGACCTTCTCGCTGGTGCTGTATCTCGCCGCCGGCGCGGTTGGGCTCCCCGTCTTCGCCGGCATGAACGGCGGCCCCGGCGTCCTCGTCGGGCAAACCGCGGGCTACCTCTGGTCGTACCCGATCGCCGCCGGACTGATCGGGCTGGTCGTCCACCGCGGGACGAACCTGCGCGACCCCGCCGCACAGCCCCTTCCGGTCGTCGTCGCGGCACTCGTCGCCGGAACGCTGCTCATCTACGGCATGGGCGTCGGCTACATGGCCTGGCTCCTCGAGATGAACCTCTGGGACGCGATCGCCGCTGGCGCACTGCCGTTCATCCCCGGCGAGATCCTGAAGATGGCCGCGGCGATCGCCATCGTCAAAAGCGGCCGGATCGTATCGGTGCGCTCGTGA
- a CDS encoding energy-coupling factor transporter transmembrane component T family protein: MLTYEPDDTLAHRLDPRSKLAVQLGFAATALAHTDARALLALSAVAALVLVAARVPLRRTLYAYRFAFVILTLAPLLAALALGPPWIVLEDGLASARASYRVLLILLVSAAYVRSTPVRDSRAAIQRTIPGKPGQLLGIGIALVFRFLPVLQGDIRTIRDAMAARLGTERSAVDRASTLTLLGLSRAFDRADRLALAMQARCFSWNPTLPPLSFGRGDAVVLVFAVGLSLTAFL; this comes from the coding sequence ATGTTGACCTACGAACCCGACGACACGCTGGCCCATCGGCTCGATCCGCGCTCGAAGCTCGCGGTCCAGCTCGGCTTCGCCGCGACCGCGCTGGCACACACCGACGCGCGAGCCCTCCTCGCGCTGTCCGCCGTCGCCGCGCTCGTCCTCGTCGCAGCGCGGGTACCGCTCCGGCGGACGCTGTACGCGTATCGGTTCGCGTTCGTCATCCTGACGCTCGCGCCGCTGCTGGCCGCGCTCGCGCTCGGGCCGCCGTGGATCGTCCTCGAGGACGGACTCGCGTCGGCTCGAGCGAGCTATCGCGTCCTGTTGATCCTGCTCGTTAGCGCTGCGTACGTCCGGTCGACGCCGGTACGGGACTCGCGCGCCGCGATCCAGCGGACGATCCCGGGGAAACCCGGTCAGTTGCTGGGAATCGGGATCGCGCTCGTCTTTCGCTTTCTGCCCGTCCTGCAGGGCGATATTCGGACGATTCGCGATGCGATGGCTGCCCGACTCGGCACCGAACGCAGCGCCGTCGACCGCGCGAGTACGCTCACGTTGCTCGGGCTCTCGCGCGCCTTCGACCGCGCGGATCGACTCGCGCTCGCGATGCAAGCGCGGTGTTTTTCGTGGAATCCGACGCTGCCGCCGCTATCGTTCGGACGGGGCGACGCAGTCGTGCTGGTGTTTGCGGTCGGATTAAGTCTAACGGCGTTCCTGTAG
- a CDS encoding energy-coupling factor ABC transporter ATP-binding protein, with the protein MIEFRDVSYAFEDVPVLEELSLSVESGEFVVLAGANGSGKTTLLRHCNGLLEPDSGTVLVDGTPVADDLVAARSRVGMVFQHPRDQFVAATVGADVAFGPENLGLERSEIDRRVEAALAAVNMAGREDEQIDALSGGEQARVAIAGALAMDPDHLVLDEPFTGLDDPARRSVLERLESLSAEGTGVVLATHDLRDVLALADRLVAMRDGRVVVDDAPERAIAELEGLEVRVPEAFRPEADRC; encoded by the coding sequence ATGATCGAATTCCGCGACGTCTCCTACGCCTTCGAGGACGTCCCCGTCCTCGAGGAACTCTCGCTGTCGGTCGAGAGCGGCGAGTTCGTCGTTCTGGCGGGCGCGAACGGCAGCGGAAAGACGACACTGTTGCGTCACTGCAACGGCCTCCTCGAGCCGGATTCCGGAACCGTGCTGGTCGACGGCACGCCCGTCGCCGACGACCTCGTTGCCGCGCGCTCGCGCGTCGGCATGGTCTTCCAGCACCCGCGCGACCAGTTCGTCGCCGCGACGGTCGGCGCCGACGTCGCCTTCGGCCCCGAGAACCTCGGCCTCGAGCGATCGGAGATCGACCGCCGCGTCGAAGCCGCGCTCGCGGCCGTGAATATGGCGGGCCGCGAGGACGAGCAGATCGACGCGCTCTCGGGCGGCGAACAGGCCCGCGTGGCCATTGCGGGCGCGCTCGCGATGGATCCCGACCACCTCGTCCTCGACGAACCGTTTACCGGGCTCGACGATCCCGCCCGCCGATCCGTCCTCGAGCGCCTCGAGTCGCTGTCCGCCGAGGGCACCGGCGTCGTGCTCGCGACGCACGACCTGCGGGACGTCCTCGCGCTCGCGGATCGGCTCGTCGCCATGCGGGACGGACGCGTCGTCGTCGACGACGCGCCCGAGCGAGCGATTGCGGAACTCGAGGGCCTCGAGGTTCGCGTTCCGGAAGCGTTCCGTCCCGAGGCCGACCGATGTTGA
- a CDS encoding BGTF surface domain-containing protein — translation MENKDVWIGQEVTLELEEEYTSLQIRQGSTYDEDDDVVLENRVDTSDNTVTFDSSELEAGNPYNLNLTGGTTDSKWNGVVFWLESEDLETEFTSSTVTQEGNATVSLTSDRANQWVNVTADSLDADDLEDVFSSNDNSDVSVENTDSDEDRVTLNVTDVTTYDDNDIEFSADFSDIDAGEYEFDFETTDSLAADNATVEVIQDDAEVEFEGDATGEQGEIIDITVSTQYVDSGAVQIGELENYNFQAATEFEINEDDLNEVTLQFNTNAPRATDAEDAWSLHPKHDDHDIELDNQAVNASALDEFEPLGAYDYEMQAGTDLNTSTTYDDNYYINDNDVTDTAFFDVSEPSPVGDVTTQVAPAGDDVFDYKDFNESTITDSDVVADGDHLLLSVDSFDQSGLVDSWKAEESVGEDLGNQSINITIEEQDPGPNVDAEVWTTNPDQADEEDYNLINVSPAHTDTEEYDGDLPLVIEYDDADEELEADASYDLTYSVSEDSPYVSDEDEEIEIEDEFTLEKPELEWNDNAEEVPNSEDAEVTGDTNVAPGSEISTKARSGGNFTDSEDAIVAEDGTFTATYDFSEYDAGITFDLTATHADRNKFDDEYDSNLEDEIESTLVDAAEPLIQLDTSAPSEVTVGDDATLDVTVANNGGAADEVEIGVDIADEPVDSQNVTLEPDEEWTQSYSFDTSEAGDISWGVTAGDDSASGTLSVVEEEPTDDSGSDDSGSDDSGSDDSGSDDSGSDDSGSDDSGSDDDDDSTPGFGVAVAAIALLAAAMLALRRQD, via the coding sequence TTGGAAAACAAGGACGTCTGGATTGGCCAAGAGGTAACCCTCGAACTTGAAGAGGAGTACACCTCGCTGCAGATTCGCCAAGGGTCGACCTATGACGAGGATGACGATGTCGTCCTCGAAAACCGTGTCGACACCAGCGATAACACGGTGACCTTCGATAGTTCCGAGCTCGAGGCAGGCAATCCGTACAACCTCAACCTTACCGGCGGAACCACGGACTCGAAGTGGAATGGGGTTGTCTTCTGGCTTGAATCGGAAGACCTCGAAACCGAGTTCACCAGCTCCACAGTTACCCAGGAGGGTAACGCAACCGTCTCGCTCACGTCTGACCGAGCGAACCAGTGGGTGAACGTTACGGCTGACAGTCTTGATGCAGACGATCTCGAGGATGTCTTCAGTTCGAACGACAACAGCGACGTTTCGGTTGAAAATACCGACAGTGACGAGGACCGCGTGACCCTCAACGTCACGGACGTCACTACTTACGACGACAACGACATTGAGTTCAGTGCAGACTTCAGCGATATCGACGCTGGCGAATACGAGTTCGATTTCGAGACGACGGACTCGCTCGCTGCGGATAACGCGACGGTCGAAGTTATCCAAGACGACGCGGAAGTCGAATTCGAGGGAGACGCCACCGGCGAGCAGGGTGAAATTATCGACATCACTGTCAGCACGCAGTACGTCGACAGTGGTGCAGTCCAGATCGGTGAGCTGGAAAACTACAACTTCCAGGCCGCAACTGAGTTCGAGATCAACGAAGACGATCTCAACGAGGTCACCCTGCAGTTCAACACCAACGCACCGAGAGCGACCGATGCTGAAGATGCGTGGTCGCTCCACCCCAAGCACGACGACCACGATATCGAACTGGATAATCAAGCCGTGAACGCCTCGGCGCTCGACGAGTTCGAGCCCCTCGGTGCGTACGATTACGAGATGCAGGCCGGCACGGACCTGAATACGTCGACCACTTACGACGATAACTACTACATCAACGACAACGACGTGACTGACACGGCGTTCTTCGACGTGAGCGAACCGTCACCTGTTGGTGACGTCACTACGCAGGTTGCGCCCGCAGGGGACGACGTGTTCGACTACAAGGACTTCAACGAGTCCACGATCACTGACTCCGACGTCGTCGCCGACGGCGACCACCTCCTGCTGTCGGTCGACAGCTTCGACCAGTCCGGACTGGTTGACTCCTGGAAAGCAGAGGAATCTGTCGGTGAGGACCTCGGAAACCAGAGCATTAACATCACTATCGAAGAACAGGATCCTGGCCCGAACGTTGATGCCGAGGTCTGGACGACCAACCCCGATCAGGCAGACGAAGAAGACTACAACCTGATCAACGTCAGTCCCGCACACACTGACACTGAGGAATACGACGGTGATCTCCCACTGGTCATCGAATACGATGACGCTGACGAGGAACTCGAGGCTGACGCATCCTACGACCTGACCTACTCGGTCAGTGAGGACAGTCCGTACGTGTCCGATGAGGACGAAGAGATCGAGATTGAAGACGAGTTCACCCTCGAAAAACCCGAACTCGAGTGGAACGACAACGCTGAAGAAGTTCCCAATTCGGAAGACGCTGAAGTGACCGGCGACACGAACGTCGCCCCCGGTAGCGAGATCAGCACGAAGGCTCGCTCCGGAGGTAACTTCACGGACTCCGAAGATGCGATCGTCGCCGAGGACGGCACGTTCACCGCCACGTACGACTTTAGCGAGTACGACGCTGGCATCACGTTCGACCTCACGGCGACCCACGCCGATCGGAACAAGTTCGACGACGAGTACGACAGCAACCTCGAAGACGAAATCGAGTCGACGCTCGTCGACGCTGCGGAACCGCTGATCCAGCTCGACACCAGCGCACCGTCGGAAGTCACCGTCGGTGACGACGCCACGCTCGACGTGACCGTCGCCAACAACGGTGGCGCAGCTGACGAAGTCGAGATCGGCGTTGACATCGCTGACGAACCCGTCGACAGTCAGAACGTCACGCTCGAGCCTGACGAGGAGTGGACCCAGAGCTACTCCTTCGACACCTCGGAAGCTGGTGATATCAGCTGGGGCGTCACTGCTGGTGACGACTCCGCCAGTGGCACGCTGAGTGTCGTCGAAGAAGAGCCGACTGACGACAGTGGCTCCGACGACAGCGGCTCTGACGACAGCGGCTCTGACGACAGCGGCTCTGACGACAGCGGCTCTGACGACAGCGGCTCTGACGACAGTGGCTCCGATGACGACGATGACAGCACACCCGGCTTCGGCGTTGCTGTTGCCGCGATCGCCCTGCTCGCAGCCGCCATGCTGGCCCTGCGCCGTCAGGACTAA